In Simplicispira sp. 125, one DNA window encodes the following:
- a CDS encoding FtsX-like permease family protein has translation MRAMLALLRTFSWQDLLRHPWRSAAAVTAVMLGVALAFAVQLINTSALDEFAQAVRTVNGQPDLEVRAMQGPLDEALYGRLATHPDVARASPLLELTVLAAADGAHPAERVPLRVLGADALLLPAMAPALMPRPGSDADRLAIFSPATVFLNSAALQALGLPAQGTDTRVTLTLLAGQQRLPVTVAGTVAAAGAPLAVMDIGAAQDLFGRAGQLSRIDLQLRPGTDQLAFALALRQQPDWPANTLLTEPGDAAERISNLSRAYRVNLTVLALVALFTGAFLVFSVLALSVAQRAPQFALLAVLGATPRQRLGLVLAEAGLLGLAGSATGIALGTLLAAAALRLLGGDLGGGYFAGVEPPLRWSGTAALLYGALGVAAALAGGWWPARSAQALPPAQTLKGLGTLGSRAGYGWIGIFLIAAGALLAVAPPIFGIPLAAYVSVGLLLVGGMALLPWAVAGLLRALRPLAVRRLLPLLTLERARRMRGAAAIAVGGVVTSLSLAVALTVMVASFRGSVLQWLDAVLPAPLYLRSALYAAGGDAALLPATLARDVARLPGVAQVEPLRASPLQLDAARPALTLLARPLGNDPARRLPLVDATLPVPPGHIGIYISEAVVDLYGLRPGMGWPALSQSFSAPGQSGQALSAPFFIAGVWRDYARQAGAVAMDQADYERLTGDARPSDLALWPQAGADTAALRQAIEALLPHEAAAGDAPRLEFVSASAIRARSLHIFDRSFAVTYWLQAVAIGIGLFGVAASFSAQVLARRKEFGLLAHLGLTRRQILAVVAGEGAAWTGVGAAAGLLLGLAVSVVLVRVVNPQSFHWTMDLRVPVERLLALCAAVVLAGTVTAWVAGRAAAGRDAVLAVKEDW, from the coding sequence ATGCGGGCCATGCTGGCACTGCTTCGCACCTTCTCGTGGCAAGACCTGCTGCGCCACCCCTGGCGCAGCGCGGCAGCGGTGACGGCCGTGATGCTGGGCGTAGCCCTGGCATTTGCGGTGCAGCTCATCAACACCTCGGCGCTGGATGAATTTGCACAGGCCGTGCGCACGGTCAACGGCCAGCCCGACCTGGAAGTGCGCGCCATGCAGGGCCCGTTGGACGAGGCGCTCTACGGCCGCCTGGCCACGCACCCCGATGTGGCACGCGCCAGCCCGCTGCTGGAGCTGACGGTGCTGGCAGCGGCCGACGGCGCCCACCCGGCCGAGCGCGTGCCCCTGCGCGTGCTGGGGGCCGACGCCCTGCTGCTGCCCGCCATGGCCCCCGCGCTCATGCCGCGCCCCGGCAGCGACGCCGACCGCCTGGCCATTTTTTCCCCGGCCACGGTGTTTTTGAACAGCGCTGCGCTGCAGGCGCTGGGGTTGCCTGCACAGGGTACGGACACCCGGGTCACCCTCACGCTGCTGGCGGGCCAGCAACGCCTGCCAGTCACGGTGGCAGGTACGGTGGCTGCGGCGGGCGCGCCCCTGGCGGTGATGGACATTGGCGCTGCGCAAGACCTGTTCGGCCGCGCAGGGCAGCTCAGCCGCATCGACCTGCAACTGCGCCCCGGCACTGACCAGCTGGCGTTTGCACTGGCCCTGCGCCAGCAGCCCGACTGGCCCGCCAACACCCTGCTGACCGAACCCGGCGACGCGGCCGAGCGCATCAGCAACCTTTCGCGCGCCTACCGCGTCAACCTCACGGTGCTGGCGCTGGTGGCGCTGTTCACCGGGGCCTTTCTGGTGTTTTCGGTGCTGGCGCTGAGCGTGGCCCAGCGCGCGCCGCAGTTTGCGCTGCTGGCCGTGCTGGGCGCCACGCCGCGCCAGCGGCTGGGCCTGGTGCTGGCCGAAGCGGGCCTGCTGGGGCTGGCAGGCAGCGCCACCGGCATCGCGCTGGGCACGCTGCTGGCCGCCGCCGCGCTGCGCCTGCTGGGCGGCGACCTGGGCGGCGGCTACTTCGCCGGGGTAGAGCCGCCACTGCGCTGGAGCGGCACGGCCGCGCTGCTGTACGGCGCCCTGGGCGTGGCGGCAGCGCTGGCCGGAGGCTGGTGGCCGGCGCGCAGCGCGCAGGCCCTGCCCCCGGCGCAAACCCTCAAGGGCCTGGGCACGCTGGGCAGCCGGGCCGGGTATGGCTGGATTGGTATCTTTTTAATAGCTGCTGGCGCTTTATTGGCGGTTGCTCCGCCCATTTTTGGCATACCTCTGGCGGCCTATGTGTCGGTGGGCTTGCTGCTGGTAGGCGGCATGGCACTGCTGCCCTGGGCCGTGGCTGGGCTGCTGCGCGCTCTGCGGCCCCTGGCCGTGCGGCGGCTGCTGCCGCTGCTGACGCTGGAGCGCGCACGCCGCATGCGCGGCGCCGCTGCCATTGCCGTGGGCGGCGTGGTTACCAGCCTGAGCCTGGCCGTGGCGCTGACGGTGATGGTGGCGAGTTTTCGCGGCTCGGTGCTGCAATGGCTGGACGCTGTGCTGCCCGCACCGCTGTACCTGCGATCGGCGCTGTACGCCGCCGGGGGCGATGCGGCTTTGCTGCCCGCCACGCTGGCCCGCGACGTAGCCCGCCTGCCCGGTGTGGCGCAGGTGGAGCCCCTGCGTGCCAGTCCGCTGCAGCTGGACGCGGCACGCCCCGCCCTCACGCTGCTGGCCCGTCCGCTGGGCAACGACCCGGCCCGGCGCCTGCCACTGGTGGATGCCACCCTGCCCGTGCCACCGGGGCACATCGGCATCTACATCAGCGAGGCGGTGGTGGACCTATACGGCCTGCGGCCCGGCATGGGCTGGCCTGCGCTTTCACAGTCTTTTAGTGCTCCAGGGCAATCGGGGCAAGCGCTATCAGCTCCTTTTTTCATAGCTGGCGTCTGGCGTGACTATGCGCGCCAGGCCGGTGCCGTGGCGATGGACCAGGCCGACTACGAGCGCCTGACGGGCGACGCGCGCCCCAGCGACCTGGCGCTGTGGCCCCAGGCGGGCGCGGACACCGCCGCGCTGCGCCAGGCCATCGAGGCGCTGCTGCCGCACGAGGCGGCGGCGGGCGACGCACCCCGGCTGGAGTTTGTCTCCGCCAGCGCCATCCGCGCGCGCTCGCTGCACATCTTCGACCGCAGCTTCGCCGTCACCTACTGGCTGCAGGCCGTGGCCATCGGCATCGGGCTGTTTGGCGTGGCGGCCAGCTTCAGCGCACAGGTGCTGGCGCGGCGCAAGGAATTCGGCCTGCTCGCCCACCTGGGTCTGACGCGCCGCCAGATCCTGGCCGTGGTGGCCGGCGAAGGCGCCGCCTGGACCGGCGTGGGCGCCGCCGCCGGCCTGCTGCTGGGCCTGGCCGTGTCGGTGGTGCTGGTGCGTGTGGTGAACCCGCAGAGCTTCCACTGGACCATGGATTTGCGGGTGCCGGTGGAGCGGCTGCTGGCGCTGTGCGCTGCTGTGGTGCTGGCGGGGACGGTGACGGCCTGGGTGGCTGGGCGGGCGGCGGCGGGGCGGGATGCGGTGTTGGCGGTGAAGGAGGATTGGTAG
- a CDS encoding carotenoid 1,2-hydratase yields the protein MHTAPPFLPPGLRRRALLGLGALGLWPGAAPGLPARPLQFPRDHGSHPELRTEWWYITGHAEAAGRQWGFQVTFFRSRVDATQGLRSAFAAKQLLFAHAALTDVRGRRLLHDQRIARAGFGVAQASEADTLVRLQDWSLARSGLPSDPAQGSRYAARIEGADFGLDLLFDTTQPLLLQGQQGLSRKGPQPEQASYYYSQPQLAVRGSIVLQGQRMAIDTAQAHAWLDHEWSEALMHPEAVGWDWIGMNLHDGNALTAFRLRRADGSTLWAGGSFRAPGQAVQVFGADAVVFTAQRFWTSPHSGARYPVQWQVHTPAGRFQVNAVLDDQELDSSGSTGAIYWEGLSELQASTGQTVGRGYLEMTGYKKPLRL from the coding sequence ATGCACACTGCCCCGCCCTTTCTGCCACCCGGCCTGCGCCGCAGGGCGCTGCTGGGACTGGGCGCGTTGGGCCTGTGGCCGGGCGCCGCGCCGGGCTTGCCCGCGCGACCATTGCAATTTCCGCGCGACCATGGCAGCCACCCGGAGCTGCGCACCGAGTGGTGGTACATCACCGGCCATGCCGAGGCGGCGGGGCGCCAGTGGGGCTTTCAGGTGACGTTCTTCCGCTCCCGCGTGGATGCGACGCAAGGCCTGCGCTCGGCCTTTGCGGCCAAACAACTGCTGTTTGCCCATGCCGCCCTGACCGACGTGCGGGGCCGGCGCCTGCTGCACGACCAGCGCATTGCCCGCGCAGGGTTTGGTGTGGCACAGGCGAGCGAGGCCGACACCCTGGTGCGCCTGCAGGACTGGTCGCTGGCGCGCTCGGGCCTGCCGTCAGACCCGGCCCAGGGCAGCCGGTATGCCGCCCGCATCGAGGGTGCCGACTTCGGGCTGGACCTGCTTTTTGACACCACCCAGCCGCTGCTGCTGCAAGGCCAGCAGGGGCTCTCGCGCAAGGGGCCCCAGCCCGAACAAGCCAGCTACTACTACAGCCAGCCGCAACTGGCCGTGCGCGGCAGCATCGTGCTGCAGGGCCAGCGCATGGCTATCGACACGGCCCAGGCCCACGCCTGGCTGGACCACGAATGGAGCGAAGCCCTGATGCACCCCGAGGCCGTGGGCTGGGACTGGATCGGCATGAACCTGCACGATGGCAACGCACTCACGGCGTTCCGCCTGCGGCGCGCCGATGGCTCGACCCTGTGGGCGGGGGGGTCGTTTCGTGCCCCGGGCCAGGCGGTGCAGGTGTTTGGTGCGGATGCTGTGGTCTTCACGGCCCAGCGCTTTTGGACCAGCCCACACAGCGGCGCGCGCTACCCGGTGCAGTGGCAGGTGCACACCCCGGCGGGGCGTTTCCAGGTGAACGCGGTGCTGGACGACCAGGAGCTGGACAGCAGCGGATCTACCGGCGCCATTTACTGGGAAGGCCTGTCAGAGCTGCAGGCCAGCACCGGGCAAACCGTGGGCCGGGGGTACCTGGAAATGACGGGATACAAAAAGCCGCTGCGCCTGTAA
- a CDS encoding PLP-dependent cysteine synthase family protein has protein sequence MKHQPLAPFAPSSDACTSSRWLHEAIARIEADYQRSADTHLIPLRLPAFEQSGIDLYLKDESTHPTGSLKHRLARSLFLYALCNGWVREGSTIVEASSGSTAVSEAYFARLLGLPFVAVMPRSTSPEKVAQIEFHGGRCHFVDSAGAVYDAARAIAHDTGGHYMDQFTYAERATDWRGNNNIAESMFTQMQRERHPVPRWIVVGAGTGGTSATIGRYVRYQRHATQVCVADPAGSVFSAYHRTGDAALTAPGSRIEGIGRPRVEPSFIRTLVDRMVEVPDVESVAAMRALSQLLGRRVGPSTGTNFVAMLALADEMRTRGESGSILSLLCDAGERYLPTYCDADWVARSFGDCTAAQQKIDALLG, from the coding sequence ATGAAGCATCAGCCCCTCGCACCCTTTGCCCCATCTTCGGATGCGTGCACTTCTTCCCGTTGGCTCCACGAAGCCATAGCCCGCATCGAGGCCGACTACCAGCGCAGCGCCGACACCCACCTGATCCCGCTGCGCCTGCCCGCCTTTGAGCAAAGCGGCATCGACCTGTACCTCAAGGACGAATCCACCCACCCCACGGGCAGCCTCAAGCACCGGCTGGCGCGCTCGCTGTTCCTCTACGCGCTGTGCAACGGCTGGGTGCGCGAGGGCTCGACCATCGTCGAGGCGTCAAGCGGCTCCACGGCGGTAAGCGAGGCCTACTTTGCGCGCCTGCTGGGCCTGCCCTTCGTGGCGGTGATGCCGCGCAGCACCTCGCCCGAGAAGGTGGCGCAGATCGAGTTCCATGGCGGGCGCTGCCATTTCGTGGACAGCGCGGGCGCGGTGTACGACGCCGCCCGCGCCATTGCCCACGATACCGGTGGGCACTACATGGACCAGTTCACCTACGCCGAGCGCGCCACCGACTGGCGCGGCAACAACAACATTGCCGAGAGCATGTTCACGCAGATGCAGCGCGAGCGGCACCCTGTCCCGCGCTGGATCGTGGTGGGCGCGGGCACGGGCGGCACCAGCGCGACCATTGGCCGCTATGTGCGCTACCAGCGCCATGCCACGCAGGTGTGCGTGGCCGACCCGGCGGGCTCGGTGTTCAGCGCGTACCACCGCACGGGCGATGCCGCGCTCACGGCGCCGGGTTCGCGCATCGAGGGCATTGGCCGCCCGCGCGTGGAGCCGAGCTTTATCCGCACGCTGGTGGACCGCATGGTGGAGGTGCCCGATGTGGAGTCGGTTGCGGCGATGCGTGCGCTCTCGCAACTTCTGGGGCGGCGCGTGGGGCCGTCCACGGGCACCAATTTTGTCGCCATGCTCGCGCTGGCTGACGAGATGCGCACGCGCGGCGAGAGCGGCTCCATCCTGTCGCTGCTGTGCGATGCGGGCGAGCGCTACCTGCCCACGTATTGCGACGCAGACTGGGTGGCGCGCAGCTTTGGCGACTGCACGGCAGCGCAGCAGAAGATCGACGCGCTCCTCGGCTGA